The Halorhabdus sp. BNX81 genome includes a region encoding these proteins:
- the cysS gene encoding cysteine--tRNA ligase, which translates to MTLRVTNTLSGEREAFEPQDPDAVTLYYCGLTTSDPPHLGHARGWVHVDVMHRWLSWLGYDVHHVENFTDVNEKIVARVGEVGGSEADVARTYIQDVIRDMRSLNLKRAEVYPRVSEHVPEIIDLVETLIDRGYAYEANGSVYFDVTAFEDYGELSNQTVEELDAQGDPDERGEKRHPQDFALWKAGGVDPADIGAHRHADAAPAEDACQTAQTWDSPWGEGRPGWHIECSAMSMTHLGETIDIHVGGQDLVFPHHENEVAQSEAATGDRFANYWLHVGLLETGEEKMSSSLGNFATVEDAIAEYGLGVVRTFLLSTAYHSRAAYTEETLSEATKRFETLERGYERAVEAADSVDATAKTTDDALRDAVETVREAIPRAMNDDFNTREALAALVEFTSAVNRHVDEFETHDYRGLRRAIDVYDEFAVGVLGLPLGDGGGDTGDIRLAEDLVELVLDVRAQERDAGNYERADELRDELAALGVEVQDSDDGPTYRLP; encoded by the coding sequence ATGACCCTACGCGTGACGAACACGCTCTCGGGCGAACGTGAGGCCTTCGAGCCACAGGATCCGGACGCAGTCACCTTGTATTACTGTGGTCTCACGACGTCCGATCCGCCGCATCTCGGCCACGCCCGCGGCTGGGTGCACGTCGACGTGATGCACCGCTGGCTGTCGTGGCTCGGCTACGATGTCCACCACGTCGAAAACTTCACCGACGTCAACGAGAAGATCGTCGCCCGCGTCGGCGAGGTTGGCGGGAGCGAAGCCGACGTCGCCCGGACGTATATTCAGGACGTGATCCGGGACATGCGGTCGCTGAACCTCAAACGGGCCGAGGTGTACCCGCGCGTCTCCGAACACGTCCCCGAGATCATCGACCTCGTCGAGACGTTGATCGACCGAGGCTACGCATACGAGGCGAACGGCTCGGTGTACTTCGACGTCACCGCGTTCGAGGACTACGGCGAACTCTCGAACCAGACGGTCGAGGAACTCGACGCCCAGGGCGATCCCGACGAGCGGGGCGAGAAGCGCCATCCGCAGGACTTCGCGCTCTGGAAGGCCGGCGGCGTCGACCCCGCCGACATCGGAGCGCACCGCCATGCTGACGCTGCACCCGCCGAGGACGCCTGTCAGACAGCGCAGACGTGGGATTCGCCCTGGGGCGAGGGCCGGCCGGGTTGGCATATCGAGTGCTCGGCGATGAGTATGACCCATCTCGGAGAAACCATCGACATCCACGTCGGCGGCCAGGATCTGGTCTTTCCCCATCACGAGAACGAGGTCGCCCAGAGTGAGGCGGCGACCGGCGATCGGTTCGCCAACTACTGGCTCCACGTCGGGTTGCTCGAAACCGGCGAGGAGAAGATGTCTTCCTCGCTCGGGAACTTCGCGACTGTCGAGGACGCCATCGCCGAATACGGCCTCGGTGTCGTCCGGACCTTCCTGCTGTCGACGGCCTATCACAGCCGCGCGGCCTACACCGAGGAGACGCTCTCGGAGGCCACAAAGCGGTTCGAGACGCTCGAACGCGGTTACGAACGCGCCGTCGAGGCGGCCGACAGCGTCGACGCGACCGCCAAGACGACCGACGACGCGCTCCGGGACGCGGTCGAAACAGTCCGCGAGGCGATCCCGCGTGCGATGAACGACGACTTCAATACCCGCGAAGCACTGGCAGCGCTGGTCGAGTTCACGAGCGCGGTCAACCGCCATGTCGACGAGTTCGAGACCCACGACTACCGTGGCCTTCGACGCGCGATCGACGTGTACGACGAGTTTGCGGTCGGCGTCCTCGGTCTCCCGCTGGGTGACGGCGGGGGCGACACCGGCGACATCCGCCTGGCCGAGGATCTGGTCGAACTCGTCCTCGACGTTCGTGCCCAGGAGCGCGACGCCGGCAACTACGAGCGCGCCGACGAGTTACGCGACGAACTCGCCGCACTCGGTGTCGAGGTCCAGGACAGCGACGACGGCCCGACCTATCGGCTGCCCTGA
- a CDS encoding adenylosuccinate synthase has translation MTVTIVGSQLGDEGKGRVVDLYSDEADVVVRYQGGDNAGHTVCHSGEEYKLSLVPSGAIRDKVGVLGNGCVINPRTLFDELQMLRDRGLDPDVRVAERAHVIMPFHRVLDGIEEDVKSEDDQEVGTTGRGIGPTYEDKAGRRGVRIGDLLDPDVLRDRLEYVVPQKRAIAEDVYGLDVDNLEEYPNAFDVEALFEEFNEYGRRIEREDMAVNAGAYLSEARASGKSLMLEGAQGTIIDIDHGNYPFVTSSNPTAGGATVGTGLSPGVIGDGEVVGIVKAYLTRVGSGPLPTELAGVEGDTPGYDGEADPEEEKLATSIREAGDEYGTVTGRPRRVGWLDLPMLRHSTRASGFTGLAINHVDTLAILDELKVAETYELDGEERQTMPATTEQWAECEPVYRTFEGWEQQDWEAIAADGYDALPANARTYLDYISDELDVPIYAIGVGPSREDTIVRETPY, from the coding sequence ATGACCGTTACGATCGTTGGGTCACAACTCGGCGACGAGGGAAAAGGCCGGGTCGTCGACCTCTATAGCGACGAGGCAGACGTCGTCGTCCGATATCAGGGCGGCGATAACGCCGGTCACACGGTGTGTCACAGTGGGGAGGAATACAAGCTGTCACTGGTTCCAAGCGGTGCGATCCGTGACAAAGTCGGTGTACTCGGAAACGGGTGTGTCATTAACCCGCGGACGCTGTTCGACGAACTACAAATGCTCCGGGATCGGGGACTCGATCCCGACGTTCGGGTCGCCGAGCGCGCACACGTGATCATGCCGTTCCACCGCGTCCTCGACGGGATCGAGGAGGACGTCAAAAGCGAGGACGACCAGGAGGTCGGCACCACCGGTCGTGGGATCGGTCCGACTTATGAGGACAAAGCCGGCCGCCGTGGCGTCCGAATCGGCGACCTGCTCGACCCCGATGTCCTGCGGGATCGACTCGAATACGTGGTCCCGCAAAAGCGTGCGATCGCCGAGGACGTCTACGGTCTCGATGTCGACAACCTCGAGGAGTATCCGAACGCCTTCGACGTCGAGGCGCTCTTCGAGGAGTTCAACGAGTACGGCCGCCGGATCGAACGCGAGGACATGGCCGTCAACGCCGGTGCGTACCTGAGTGAAGCACGGGCATCCGGGAAGTCCCTCATGCTCGAAGGTGCCCAGGGGACGATCATCGACATCGATCACGGAAACTATCCGTTCGTCACCTCCTCGAACCCGACAGCGGGCGGCGCGACGGTCGGCACCGGGCTCAGCCCCGGCGTCATCGGCGACGGCGAGGTCGTCGGCATCGTCAAGGCCTACCTCACGCGGGTCGGCAGCGGGCCACTCCCGACGGAACTCGCTGGCGTCGAAGGGGACACGCCGGGCTACGACGGCGAGGCCGATCCCGAGGAAGAGAAACTCGCAACCTCAATCCGCGAGGCCGGCGACGAGTACGGCACCGTCACCGGTCGGCCGCGCCGGGTCGGGTGGCTCGACCTGCCGATGCTTCGGCATTCGACTCGCGCCAGCGGGTTCACTGGACTTGCGATCAACCACGTCGACACGCTCGCGATTCTGGACGAACTCAAAGTCGCCGAGACCTACGAACTCGACGGCGAGGAGCGACAGACGATGCCCGCGACGACCGAGCAGTGGGCCGAATGCGAACCGGTCTACCGGACGTTCGAAGGCTGGGAGCAACAAGACTGGGAAGCGATCGCAGCGGACGGCTACGACGCGCTTCCGGCGAACGCCCGCACCTATCTCGATTACATCAGCGACGAACTCGACGTCCCGATCTACGCGATCGGCGTCGGTCCCTCGCGTGAGGATACGATCGTCCGCGAGACGCCGTACTGA
- a CDS encoding cox cluster protein — translation MSEQPNVRTQSRRASPWPVFVALGFALSEVGIFIGLYPVAVGGLLLLGASVAGILRESGYVRDLWRPLTGLGAAFSVLGVAIVATVVDPATVEIVALVEEPSGVVGRGLSVVGAGGILVAFGLTGSLFE, via the coding sequence ATGAGCGAACAACCGAACGTGCGGACCCAGAGCCGGCGTGCCAGCCCGTGGCCGGTGTTCGTCGCACTCGGGTTCGCACTCTCGGAAGTCGGCATCTTCATCGGTCTGTATCCGGTCGCCGTGGGCGGACTTTTGCTTCTCGGTGCGAGCGTCGCCGGCATCCTCCGGGAATCAGGGTATGTCCGTGATCTCTGGCGGCCGCTAACCGGACTCGGTGCGGCGTTTTCCGTTCTCGGTGTCGCCATCGTCGCGACCGTTGTTGACCCGGCGACAGTCGAAATCGTCGCCCTCGTCGAGGAGCCAAGCGGCGTCGTCGGACGTGGGCTGTCGGTCGTTGGAGCGGGTGGGATTCTCGTTGCCTTCGGGTTGACGGGCTCCCTCTTCGAATAA
- a CDS encoding DUF6684 family protein, protein MQLGDLDRETVLDLTVNAIPLAILTFFFVAFVVASPFGWNSVASGIQLAIVGSMIVLLAVLSYYAGRAVSRAEADGEAEEPPGVVPETRE, encoded by the coding sequence ATGCAACTCGGGGACCTCGATCGCGAGACAGTGCTCGATCTAACGGTCAATGCGATTCCGCTCGCAATCCTGACGTTCTTTTTTGTCGCGTTCGTCGTCGCCAGTCCGTTCGGGTGGAACAGCGTCGCCTCCGGGATTCAGCTTGCGATCGTCGGATCGATGATCGTGCTGCTGGCGGTGCTGTCCTATTATGCCGGCCGGGCCGTCTCGCGAGCGGAAGCCGATGGCGAAGCCGAAGAACCACCGGGCGTCGTGCCCGAAACCCGGGAATGA
- a CDS encoding methytransferase partner Trm112, with translation MQDDLMDIICCPLDKHDLELDVEEREDGEIVAGTLTCTECGETYPIEDGIPNLLPPDMREDAPA, from the coding sequence ATGCAAGACGATCTGATGGACATCATCTGCTGTCCGCTCGACAAACACGATCTCGAACTCGACGTCGAGGAACGCGAGGACGGGGAAATCGTCGCCGGGACGCTGACGTGTACCGAGTGCGGCGAGACGTACCCGATCGAGGACGGCATTCCCAACCTGCTCCCGCCGGACATGCGCGAGGACGCACCGGCCTAG
- a CDS encoding Gfo/Idh/MocA family oxidoreductase, translating to MATYDVAVVGTGAEPENPTVDSWSMAYRHAEAYERNDDTRLVAAADRHPDRVDAFADRFDIPEEGRFDDAIELFDAVEPDVVSLTVPPEAHADLTVAAARGGVDAIHCEKPMAATWAGAQRMAQAAWRADAQLTFHRMRRFGRPFRAATELLDAGEIGDLQRIEIGWDDFYDTGAHSIDLAGMFAGEPQAEWVLAQLDYREEDVRFGMHQENQMLAQWTYDNGVDGLLSTGDRSDLVGAAFHLVGSDGAIRIDTDDGPMLECRRAGSGTWETVDVDGETLHHAGTGNFEYGNAYHQRAIDDVIDALGSDRESELRAQNGLNTAEIIFGGYESVRRRGRVDFPLDIEDNPFEAMVQAGEVGPDDES from the coding sequence ATGGCAACCTACGACGTCGCCGTCGTCGGGACCGGTGCCGAGCCCGAGAACCCGACGGTCGACAGCTGGTCGATGGCATATCGGCACGCGGAGGCCTACGAGCGAAACGACGACACCCGCCTCGTTGCCGCCGCTGATCGACACCCCGATCGCGTCGACGCGTTCGCTGATCGGTTTGACATCCCGGAGGAGGGCCGCTTCGACGATGCAATCGAACTGTTCGACGCGGTCGAACCGGACGTGGTGAGCCTGACGGTCCCGCCCGAGGCCCACGCTGATCTCACGGTTGCGGCCGCCCGCGGCGGGGTCGACGCGATCCACTGTGAGAAGCCGATGGCAGCCACGTGGGCCGGCGCACAACGGATGGCACAGGCAGCCTGGCGAGCCGACGCCCAGTTGACGTTCCACCGAATGCGTCGCTTCGGCCGGCCGTTTCGGGCCGCGACGGAACTACTCGACGCGGGTGAGATCGGCGACCTCCAGCGGATCGAGATCGGGTGGGACGACTTCTATGACACCGGCGCACACAGCATCGACCTCGCGGGGATGTTCGCCGGCGAGCCCCAGGCGGAGTGGGTGCTGGCCCAGCTCGATTACCGCGAGGAAGACGTCCGATTCGGGATGCATCAGGAGAACCAGATGCTCGCCCAGTGGACGTACGACAACGGCGTCGATGGGCTCCTTTCGACCGGCGACCGATCCGACCTGGTCGGGGCTGCGTTCCATCTCGTCGGCAGCGACGGGGCGATCCGGATCGATACCGACGACGGGCCGATGCTCGAATGCCGGCGGGCCGGGTCGGGGACCTGGGAGACTGTCGACGTCGACGGCGAGACGCTCCATCACGCCGGGACGGGCAACTTCGAGTACGGCAATGCCTATCACCAGCGCGCGATCGACGACGTGATCGATGCGCTCGGAAGCGACCGCGAGTCCGAACTCCGGGCGCAAAACGGGTTGAACACCGCCGAGATCATCTTCGGTGGCTACGAGTCGGTCCGTCGTCGTGGGCGCGTCGACTTCCCGCTGGATATCGAGGACAACCCCTTCGAGGCGATGGTACAAGCGGGTGAGGTCGGTCCGGACGACGAGAGCTAG